A window of the Desulfopila inferna genome harbors these coding sequences:
- the ung gene encoding uracil-DNA glycosylase — translation MLWEEQVPQLQQGCHRQLLEKAHGELSAGRKVYPRRENTFNSMRLTAFDAVKVVIIGQDPYFNEHQRLGPEAHGLCFSVQEGIPAPPSLQNIFKEIRRSIYQDDKEKVFSTDLTRWAQQGVLLLNASLTVIAKSPNSHANIGWHKITDNIIETLSNKREFLVFMLWGAFAQKKAALIDHDNHLVLKTSHPSPLSAHRGFLGSDVFKKCNYYLETRGIEPIQW, via the coding sequence ATGTTATGGGAAGAACAGGTGCCTCAGCTACAGCAGGGCTGCCATAGACAACTGCTCGAAAAGGCCCATGGAGAGCTCTCCGCCGGAAGAAAGGTGTATCCCCGACGGGAGAATACTTTCAATTCGATGCGATTGACGGCCTTTGATGCCGTCAAAGTGGTAATAATCGGTCAGGATCCGTACTTTAACGAACATCAGCGCCTTGGGCCTGAAGCCCACGGTCTCTGCTTTTCCGTGCAGGAGGGAATTCCCGCACCACCCTCGCTGCAGAATATCTTCAAGGAAATCAGGAGGAGCATATATCAGGATGATAAGGAGAAAGTATTTTCAACAGATCTGACCAGGTGGGCGCAGCAGGGAGTACTGCTCTTGAATGCCAGTTTAACGGTTATAGCCAAATCACCGAATTCGCATGCCAATATAGGCTGGCACAAGATAACGGATAATATTATTGAAACCCTTTCAAATAAAAGGGAGTTTCTGGTCTTTATGTTATGGGGAGCCTTCGCTCAGAAAAAGGCCGCACTCATTGATCACGATAACCATCTGGTATTGAAGACGAGCCATCCCTCGCCGCTCTCTGCCCATCGGGGTTTCCTCGGTTCGGACGTTTTTAAAAAATGCAATTATTATCTCGAAACCCGCGGAATTGAGCCAATTCAATGGTGA
- a CDS encoding CBS domain-containing protein, which translates to MKQAKDIMTTKVITVTPQTTVSELAQLLTENNISGAPVVDSNNTLIGVVTENDLVYQQKKVHIPTVINILDSVIYLESQEKMREEMQKITGVTVNEIYTKNVKTVNTSTLLEDIATIMAEKKIHTIPVVEGDQLVGVIGRRDIIKTLIS; encoded by the coding sequence ATGAAACAAGCTAAAGATATCATGACCACCAAGGTCATAACCGTTACTCCGCAGACAACCGTCAGCGAACTTGCACAACTGTTGACGGAAAACAATATCAGTGGTGCTCCGGTGGTTGATTCCAACAACACCCTGATTGGAGTAGTCACGGAAAACGATTTGGTTTATCAGCAGAAAAAGGTCCACATCCCCACTGTCATCAACATACTTGATTCGGTCATCTACCTGGAAAGTCAAGAGAAAATGCGTGAAGAAATGCAGAAGATCACCGGTGTCACCGTCAACGAAATTTATACTAAAAACGTAAAAACGGTAAATACATCAACACTGCTCGAAGATATCGCCACCATAATGGCTGAGAAAAAGATCCATACCATCCCCGTGGTCGAGGGTGATCAGTTGGTCGGTGTAATCGGCCGAAGGGATATTATCAAGACCTTGATCTCGTAG
- a CDS encoding NAD(P)H-hydrate dehydratase — MKLPKAHEMQALDRCAIEHFGIPGIVLMENAGLGTVLMMEQKLGPGKDKFAIIFVGPGNNGGDGLVIGRHLHQRGCHPIFFFLVSPDSLKGDAAVNLNIIRQLKLPFHVVDNSTRVETVPVLYKQIESRGKPCYCVIDAIFGTGLSRSLEGHFANAINLINRPDFAHNVPVVSVDIPSGMDSDSGRILGTSVVANLTATFGCAKPGQIMHGSSELTGTLQIIDIGIPPEAFAKSPIPTELVTEDIAGTWLKKLSRDKSSHKGSHGHLFVIAGSAGKTGAAVLTARGALRSGCGLVTLAAPYDLNAILESSVIEAMTLPLPTSSSIINVSDLPFIIKHLNNKNVIVIGPGLGQDKRTAELVVHLYNHVSRPMVVDADALNILARHREKIQKPAGPRILTPHPGELARLTDTTTQTIQDNRLEAAREAHASFNNDKQVIIVLKGDGTVIVSDNGYAMINTSGNPGMATGGMGDVLSGVIGSLISQGLSCLEATAAGVFLHGTAADELHLRAGYGFSATEVADQIPFTLRRFLQQETL, encoded by the coding sequence ATGAAACTGCCGAAAGCACATGAAATGCAGGCTTTGGACAGATGCGCCATAGAACATTTTGGCATCCCGGGAATAGTCTTGATGGAAAATGCCGGCTTAGGCACCGTCTTGATGATGGAGCAGAAACTTGGACCCGGTAAAGACAAATTCGCCATTATCTTCGTCGGACCAGGCAATAATGGGGGTGACGGACTCGTCATAGGGCGGCATCTCCATCAGCGAGGCTGCCATCCTATCTTCTTCTTTCTGGTCAGTCCGGATTCGCTCAAAGGAGATGCAGCAGTCAACCTCAATATTATCAGGCAGCTCAAACTCCCATTTCATGTGGTCGACAACTCGACCAGGGTCGAAACCGTTCCGGTTCTCTACAAACAGATTGAATCACGAGGGAAACCATGTTATTGCGTGATCGACGCTATTTTCGGCACCGGACTCTCTAGAAGCCTGGAAGGTCATTTCGCCAATGCGATCAACTTGATCAATCGTCCCGATTTTGCCCATAATGTCCCGGTTGTATCCGTCGACATTCCTTCAGGAATGGACTCCGATAGTGGTAGGATTCTGGGGACTTCCGTCGTTGCGAATCTCACCGCCACCTTCGGCTGCGCCAAACCGGGCCAAATCATGCACGGCAGTTCAGAACTCACTGGAACGCTGCAGATAATCGATATCGGTATACCGCCGGAAGCGTTTGCCAAATCTCCTATTCCCACGGAACTCGTTACCGAAGACATTGCCGGGACCTGGCTAAAAAAACTGAGCCGTGATAAGTCATCACACAAAGGCTCCCACGGTCATCTCTTTGTCATCGCCGGTTCCGCAGGCAAAACCGGAGCTGCCGTTCTTACGGCAAGAGGTGCTTTACGCAGCGGCTGCGGCCTGGTCACACTCGCTGCCCCTTATGACCTTAATGCTATTCTGGAAAGCAGCGTGATCGAGGCGATGACACTGCCCCTTCCGACATCGTCATCTATTATCAATGTCAGTGATCTCCCCTTTATCATAAAACATTTGAATAATAAAAATGTTATCGTCATCGGACCGGGCCTGGGGCAGGACAAGCGTACGGCCGAACTTGTCGTTCATCTGTACAATCACGTTTCGCGCCCCATGGTTGTCGATGCCGATGCCCTGAATATTCTGGCCCGGCATCGTGAGAAAATTCAAAAACCGGCCGGACCGAGAATCCTGACTCCCCACCCCGGAGAATTGGCACGGCTGACTGATACTACCACCCAAACGATCCAGGATAACAGACTCGAGGCTGCTCGTGAAGCACATGCATCGTTCAACAATGATAAACAGGTTATTATCGTGCTCAAGGGAGACGGAACCGTCATTGTCTCTGATAATGGATATGCCATGATCAATACCAGCGGCAATCCGGGGATGGCTACAGGCGGTATGGGAGATGTGCTGAGTGGAGTAATAGGTTCATTGATAAGTCAGGGACTCAGCTGTCTCGAGGCCACAGCCGCGGGTGTTTTTCTGCACGGTACCGCCGCGGATGAACTTCATCTTCGTGCCGGCTACGGATTCAGCGCAACAGAGGTTGCCGATCAGATTCCATTTACCTTGAGGAGATTCCTTCAACAGGAGACGTTATGA
- the dfsP gene encoding DUF166 family (seleno)protein DfsP — protein MDIIVFQQNGSALKKIEGIKKYGRQLIIKDLFSIDEGFPEVVEFPEEYVKQDFQGDLVLNFLKHPDLSAYLVELCEQKNIPVVTTGKPGKGYTPFTCCGLGRGEKLGEYGRQFGFPEYSVEIENDRIVGIEVLRGAPCGATWAAIIDTIGSPVQEALVKLPLRVQQNCFANPAAFDPISGKSPVHYAGYVHLAALKKAIEDATKLQKTE, from the coding sequence ATGGACATTATTGTTTTTCAACAAAACGGCTCGGCTCTGAAAAAAATTGAGGGCATCAAAAAATATGGTCGACAACTGATCATTAAGGATCTTTTTTCCATTGATGAAGGTTTTCCAGAAGTTGTTGAATTTCCCGAAGAGTATGTCAAACAGGATTTTCAGGGGGATCTGGTTTTAAATTTCCTTAAGCATCCTGATTTGTCAGCTTATCTGGTTGAGTTGTGTGAGCAAAAAAATATACCGGTTGTAACTACCGGAAAGCCAGGAAAAGGGTATACGCCTTTTACCTGCTGTGGTCTGGGCAGAGGTGAGAAACTTGGAGAATATGGCAGACAGTTTGGTTTTCCGGAATACAGTGTCGAGATCGAAAATGACCGTATTGTCGGCATTGAGGTTTTGCGTGGAGCGCCTTGCGGAGCAACCTGGGCTGCAATTATCGACACAATCGGAAGTCCGGTTCAAGAGGCCCTGGTTAAGCTGCCGTTGCGAGTGCAGCAGAATTGTTTTGCCAATCCAGCCGCCTTTGATCCTATTTCCGGAAAAAGCCCTGTTCATTATGCAGGATATGTACACCTGGCGGCGCTTAAAAAAGCAATCGAAGATGCCACCAAGCTCCAGAAAACAGAATAA
- a CDS encoding LptF/LptG family permease gives MTQIRPKPLLLYSYLATEMLAPFFASFIIMNCIFFLVRLIPFLDVVLELDISFSDFIRSLSYLFPNMMIYSIPMSAMMGVIIGFTRLSNDAEILAFKACGISLYNVLPPVIVVSLLISMISAYISINLIPAGEIAMKQLFYQLTKEKIDRGIKEKEFTAALGDLVVYVEDIDEQTNKWRDVWVSDMRGQSTPSITMAQTGGMSADIKDMAVTIDLFNGSLHRTGEEQSQIVIFDRYTVNIPLTLPATKNTVVGIKAMNMKELRQAALTHGSHSETGRDYLIEFHKRLVLPVGCLIMSLMALPLGLQSGPGKRAIGIPLGLGFFIFYYVVYTIGKTLAEDSLLPVGLSMWAPNIFFSLLTMGAIYRVASEKPLFSEALNNKLIVLRQKLDEMKLQRQQRNK, from the coding sequence ATGACTCAAATACGACCTAAACCATTACTTCTCTACAGTTATCTTGCCACCGAGATGCTTGCTCCATTTTTTGCAAGTTTCATTATAATGAACTGCATTTTTTTTCTGGTAAGGCTGATTCCTTTTCTCGATGTTGTTCTGGAACTGGACATAAGCTTCTCTGACTTCATCAGGTCGTTGTCCTATCTGTTTCCTAATATGATGATTTATTCCATACCCATGTCAGCCATGATGGGGGTAATTATCGGCTTCACCCGACTCAGCAATGATGCTGAGATTCTGGCGTTTAAAGCATGCGGCATCAGTCTCTACAATGTATTGCCTCCCGTCATCGTTGTGTCTCTCCTCATCTCTATGATATCAGCCTACATTTCCATTAATCTTATCCCGGCAGGTGAAATTGCCATGAAACAGCTGTTCTATCAGCTTACCAAGGAGAAGATCGACAGGGGAATAAAAGAGAAGGAATTTACAGCTGCACTTGGAGATCTTGTTGTATACGTTGAAGATATAGATGAGCAGACGAATAAATGGCGCGATGTCTGGGTATCGGACATGCGGGGTCAGAGCACTCCCTCTATTACCATGGCACAAACAGGTGGTATGTCGGCAGATATAAAGGACATGGCTGTCACCATAGATCTCTTCAACGGAAGCCTTCATCGAACCGGAGAAGAACAGAGCCAGATTGTCATTTTCGACAGATATACGGTCAACATTCCCCTGACCCTTCCTGCGACCAAAAACACCGTGGTCGGGATTAAGGCAATGAATATGAAGGAGCTCCGGCAGGCGGCATTAACCCATGGTTCCCACAGTGAGACCGGTCGTGACTATCTCATTGAATTTCACAAAAGACTGGTTCTTCCGGTGGGGTGCCTGATCATGAGCCTGATGGCCCTGCCGCTTGGTCTGCAGTCAGGTCCCGGCAAACGAGCAATCGGCATTCCTCTTGGATTGGGATTCTTTATTTTTTACTATGTTGTCTATACGATCGGCAAGACACTGGCTGAAGATTCACTTTTACCCGTTGGTCTTTCGATGTGGGCGCCAAACATCTTCTTTTCCCTGCTCACCATGGGTGCAATCTATCGAGTTGCAAGCGAGAAGCCTCTCTTTTCAGAGGCTTTAAATAACAAACTCATCGTGCTCCGCCAAAAGCTGGACGAAATGAAGCTCCAAAGGCAACAACGCAACAAATAA
- a CDS encoding DNA topoisomerase IV subunit B, which produces MSTSADIYDESKIKTLSSLEHIRKRPGMYIGRLGDGSNQDDGIYILLKEVVDNAVDEFIMGSGKRINITIGDNGFVTVRDFGRGIPLGKLVDCVSTINTGAKYNTDVFQFSVGLNGVGTKAVNALSRFFKVSAFREGKFAAAIFKRGKLVSEESGESTEKNGTLIEFEPDPQLFPEYFFDLEFIDKRLWRYAYLNAGLKLYLNKNCYYSSKGLLDLLEKELDGGELYRPMYYKDPTLEFALSHIDSYGDTYYSFVNGTYTSEGGTHLSAFREGILKGINEYSSKKFVSKDVRDGIFGTLAIKIKEPVFESQTKNKLGNTEIRSWIVNTVKDAVSSALYKDTDAAEIMIEKILRNERVRKELQSVRKEARAKAKKVALKISQLKDCKYHPARNKPSTDGRENMIFITEGQSAAGSIVSSRDPMTQAVFSLKGKPMNVFGQKLAILYKNEELYSLMRALDIEDSIAGLRFDKVILATDADVDGLHIRNLLLTFFLHYFEPLVKMGHVHILETPIFRVRNKKETIYCYSEKEREAATRKLKGRGKDAKNVETTRFKGLGEISPKEFKQFIGADIRLRTVNMDSVSEVAKVLSFYMGKNTPDRKQYIMEHLV; this is translated from the coding sequence ATGAGTACATCCGCAGACATATACGACGAAAGCAAAATTAAAACACTGAGTTCTCTGGAACACATTCGCAAACGGCCCGGCATGTATATCGGACGTCTGGGCGACGGCAGTAACCAGGATGACGGCATCTATATCCTGCTTAAGGAAGTAGTTGACAATGCCGTTGATGAGTTCATCATGGGATCCGGCAAAAGAATCAATATCACCATCGGTGACAACGGATTCGTGACGGTCAGGGATTTCGGCAGGGGTATACCGCTCGGCAAACTGGTTGACTGTGTGTCCACCATAAATACCGGTGCAAAATACAATACGGATGTCTTTCAGTTTTCGGTTGGGCTGAATGGTGTAGGCACAAAAGCAGTTAACGCACTTTCACGTTTTTTTAAGGTATCCGCATTTCGCGAAGGCAAATTTGCCGCGGCAATTTTCAAACGGGGGAAGCTGGTCTCTGAAGAGAGTGGCGAAAGCACTGAAAAAAACGGCACACTTATAGAATTCGAACCTGACCCTCAACTTTTCCCGGAATATTTCTTTGATCTGGAATTCATAGACAAAAGACTATGGAGATATGCCTATCTCAATGCCGGCTTAAAGCTGTATCTCAATAAAAATTGCTATTATTCATCGAAAGGACTCCTTGATCTCCTCGAGAAAGAACTGGACGGCGGAGAATTATACCGGCCCATGTACTACAAGGACCCCACCCTGGAATTTGCTTTATCTCATATCGATTCCTATGGCGATACCTACTATAGCTTTGTCAATGGTACCTATACCAGTGAGGGAGGAACGCACCTCTCCGCCTTCAGAGAAGGTATATTAAAAGGAATTAACGAATATTCCAGTAAGAAGTTCGTCAGCAAAGACGTGCGTGACGGTATTTTCGGGACGCTTGCCATAAAAATTAAAGAACCTGTTTTTGAGTCTCAAACAAAAAACAAGCTCGGCAACACCGAGATACGTTCCTGGATCGTCAATACCGTCAAAGATGCGGTTTCCAGTGCGTTGTACAAAGATACAGATGCCGCGGAGATAATGATTGAAAAGATCCTTCGCAATGAAAGGGTGAGAAAAGAGCTGCAGAGCGTGCGTAAAGAGGCCAGGGCCAAAGCCAAAAAGGTGGCACTGAAAATCTCCCAGCTCAAGGATTGTAAATATCATCCGGCCAGAAACAAACCATCTACTGACGGCAGGGAAAACATGATCTTCATCACCGAGGGCCAGTCGGCGGCCGGTTCGATTGTTTCCTCGCGGGATCCGATGACGCAGGCGGTTTTCTCCCTCAAGGGAAAACCTATGAATGTTTTTGGACAAAAGCTTGCCATATTGTATAAAAACGAAGAGTTGTATTCATTGATGCGGGCGCTTGATATTGAGGATTCCATTGCCGGTCTGCGTTTTGATAAGGTAATACTGGCAACCGATGCCGATGTCGACGGCCTGCATATCCGTAATTTACTGCTCACCTTTTTTCTGCATTATTTTGAACCTCTGGTGAAGATGGGGCATGTCCACATCCTTGAGACACCTATCTTTCGTGTGCGCAACAAGAAAGAGACCATATACTGCTATTCCGAGAAGGAAAGGGAGGCGGCTACCAGAAAACTCAAAGGACGCGGCAAAGATGCCAAAAATGTGGAAACCACACGATTCAAGGGATTGGGGGAAATTTCACCAAAGGAGTTCAAACAGTTTATCGGAGCCGATATCAGGCTGCGGACGGTAAACATGGACTCGGTAAGCGAGGTGGCGAAAGTACTCTCATTTTATATGGGCAAAAATACTCCGGACAGGAAACAGTATATCATGGAACATCTGGTTTAG
- a CDS encoding DNA topoisomerase IV subunit A produces the protein MYTPHGKLHRLFDENFLEYTSYVIRERAIPDIDDGFKPVQRRILQTLYNMDDGRFHKVANVVGETMKLHPHGDASIFAALVNLANKGFLIETQGNFGNIFTGDQASAPRYIECRLTPLAKEVLFNKDLTEFEESYDGRMLEPVSLPAKIPMLLLLGAEGIAVGMATKIMPHNFREVLEAQIKILKDEEFILYPDFIKKGFLDVSQYEDGNGRLRCRAKIEELNEKTIVIKEIPYSTTTESLIDSVEKAAKSGKLKITSINDYTAEEVEIEIKLARGIYAKDTIKALYAFTDCEVSITPNLTLIREEVPETSTVTKVLKHNTTKLVADLTKELEIELSRLLEKLHARKLEQIFIEERLYKQIEEEKSYSGVVKTVEESLLPYREELVRDVSREDVEKLLEIRIKRISRYDIDKQHKEIRTINKDIKIIQTNLKDTIGFTISYIEKLLAKYGKSYPRQTEITEFKEVSIRKVALSNLNVVYNRSTGFLGYSIKAEDEKTDISLACSEYDKLFLIFSNGMYKIIPVTDKLFVGHELEWFGTVEKGQCFNMVYRDGEENLSYAKRFETPSFILEKEYYLFNQHKRSKILLLLHGHGKFARVSLVPSPRAKSNIVEIDFEEHLIKGATAKGKRVSNRVVRRVVEAAGVENRDEKAKNLTLPGLDGSGEQIGKPKNESESDEKADDKE, from the coding sequence ATGTACACACCCCACGGAAAACTACACAGGCTTTTTGATGAAAACTTCCTTGAATATACCTCTTATGTAATCAGGGAAAGGGCCATACCCGATATCGATGACGGTTTTAAGCCTGTACAGCGTCGAATTCTGCAAACATTGTATAATATGGATGACGGCCGTTTTCATAAGGTGGCCAATGTCGTCGGGGAAACAATGAAGCTTCATCCTCACGGCGACGCCTCTATTTTTGCCGCTTTGGTCAATCTGGCCAATAAGGGTTTTCTCATCGAAACACAGGGAAATTTCGGCAATATTTTTACCGGTGATCAGGCCTCGGCTCCCCGATATATAGAATGCCGGCTGACCCCTCTGGCCAAAGAAGTTCTCTTCAACAAGGATCTGACGGAATTTGAAGAATCCTACGATGGCCGCATGCTTGAGCCAGTCAGCCTGCCCGCCAAAATCCCAATGCTGCTGCTGCTTGGTGCCGAAGGTATAGCTGTGGGTATGGCTACCAAGATAATGCCTCACAATTTCCGTGAAGTGCTCGAGGCCCAGATAAAAATACTTAAAGATGAAGAGTTCATACTTTATCCCGATTTTATCAAAAAGGGTTTTCTCGATGTCTCGCAATATGAGGATGGCAACGGCAGGTTGCGTTGCCGTGCCAAGATAGAAGAGCTGAATGAGAAAACCATAGTTATTAAGGAGATACCGTATTCAACGACCACCGAATCATTGATCGACTCTGTAGAGAAGGCGGCGAAATCCGGAAAACTGAAAATAACTTCTATCAACGACTACACCGCGGAAGAAGTTGAGATAGAGATAAAACTTGCCAGAGGTATTTACGCCAAGGATACTATCAAGGCGCTTTATGCGTTTACCGACTGTGAAGTATCGATTACCCCGAATCTCACCCTTATCAGGGAAGAAGTGCCGGAAACCAGTACCGTAACGAAGGTGCTCAAACATAACACCACCAAGCTGGTAGCGGACCTGACCAAGGAACTGGAGATCGAGCTGAGCCGATTACTGGAAAAGCTCCATGCCCGAAAACTGGAACAGATTTTCATAGAAGAACGGCTCTATAAACAGATAGAGGAAGAAAAAAGCTATAGCGGAGTGGTCAAGACCGTGGAAGAATCACTGCTCCCCTACAGGGAAGAGCTGGTTCGCGATGTTTCCAGAGAAGATGTGGAGAAGTTGCTCGAGATCAGGATAAAGCGCATCTCCCGTTATGACATTGACAAACAGCACAAGGAAATCCGTACCATAAACAAGGATATTAAAATTATACAAACCAACCTTAAAGATACTATCGGCTTCACTATTTCTTACATTGAGAAATTACTGGCAAAATATGGGAAATCCTACCCGCGGCAGACGGAGATTACTGAATTTAAAGAAGTCAGTATCCGCAAGGTGGCTTTGTCCAATCTCAATGTGGTGTACAACAGATCAACCGGTTTTCTGGGGTACAGTATTAAGGCTGAAGACGAAAAAACTGACATTTCCCTGGCATGTTCCGAATACGACAAGCTCTTCCTCATCTTTTCAAACGGAATGTACAAAATAATTCCGGTGACAGATAAGCTTTTTGTCGGCCACGAACTGGAATGGTTTGGAACGGTTGAAAAGGGCCAGTGTTTCAATATGGTCTATCGGGATGGAGAAGAAAATCTCTCTTATGCGAAACGATTTGAAACCCCTAGTTTTATCCTGGAAAAAGAGTATTATCTTTTCAATCAGCACAAAAGATCGAAAATTCTCCTCCTTTTGCACGGGCATGGAAAGTTTGCCCGCGTCAGTCTGGTGCCTTCCCCTCGGGCAAAATCAAATATTGTTGAAATTGATTTTGAAGAACACCTGATAAAGGGTGCCACAGCCAAAGGAAAACGCGTGTCGAACAGAGTGGTTCGACGTGTAGTTGAAGCCGCAGGTGTCGAGAACAGAGATGAAAAGGCTAAGAACCTTACCCTGCCCGGACTGGACGGTTCAGGTGAGCAGATTGGCAAACCGAAGAACGAGAGTGAGTCGGACGAAAAAGCGGACGACAAGGAGTAA
- a CDS encoding iron-containing alcohol dehydrogenase — MKNFVYHNPTKILFGRDTISRIGPETATYGANVLLVYGQGSILRNGVHHQVIESLNKAGCTVVEFGGVQPNPTLRQVKEGVDILRRKNCGVICAVGGGSVIDTAKAISCAHPAPHDVWRFFTAKKSIKSAVPLTCIATVAGSGSENNSGMVITNEEKQHKFGYGSRLLHPKVSILDPRTTYTVPEKQTAYGAVDIISHLVEFYCTNSVEFFPLQKRIMEGIIESVMQNTEIALRNPTDYDSRAQLLWSASLALSGLPSAGLGRVGMPMHLIEHSISALHDTIHGAGLAVILPAWLEFEGRSRPRKIAGLGRRLFGLAGADDEDIAAATAQQFKQWFEQINCPVSLTSLIGECNLLPIGENTRFLAKIWRLQEYDREKVLSILDLCR; from the coding sequence GTGAAAAATTTCGTTTACCATAATCCTACCAAGATACTCTTCGGCCGGGACACTATCTCCAGAATCGGTCCCGAGACCGCAACCTATGGCGCCAATGTTCTTCTGGTATACGGACAGGGATCGATCCTGCGAAACGGCGTGCACCACCAGGTCATTGAATCGCTGAACAAGGCCGGCTGCACAGTTGTGGAATTCGGAGGGGTTCAGCCCAATCCCACGCTCAGACAGGTAAAAGAAGGAGTGGACATTCTGCGGCGGAAGAACTGCGGTGTCATCTGCGCGGTGGGTGGCGGTTCGGTAATAGACACAGCCAAGGCCATCAGCTGCGCCCATCCGGCCCCTCATGATGTCTGGAGATTTTTTACAGCAAAGAAAAGCATCAAATCCGCAGTTCCGCTTACCTGCATCGCCACAGTAGCCGGATCAGGATCTGAAAATAACTCAGGCATGGTCATCACCAACGAGGAGAAACAGCACAAATTCGGCTACGGCAGCAGGCTTCTCCATCCCAAAGTCTCGATTCTGGATCCCCGGACAACCTATACGGTCCCGGAGAAACAAACTGCTTATGGAGCGGTCGACATAATCAGCCATCTGGTTGAATTTTACTGCACAAACTCGGTGGAGTTTTTTCCGCTCCAGAAAAGAATTATGGAAGGGATCATCGAGAGCGTGATGCAGAATACGGAAATAGCCCTTAGGAATCCGACCGACTATGATTCCAGGGCACAGCTCCTCTGGTCGGCATCTCTGGCACTCAGTGGTTTACCGTCGGCCGGGCTGGGCAGGGTCGGAATGCCCATGCATCTGATAGAACATTCCATATCCGCCCTGCATGACACCATTCATGGAGCTGGTCTTGCAGTTATATTGCCGGCTTGGCTAGAGTTTGAAGGCAGAAGCCGGCCACGCAAAATTGCCGGCCTGGGCCGACGTCTGTTTGGTCTGGCGGGAGCAGACGATGAGGATATTGCCGCAGCGACAGCACAGCAGTTTAAACAATGGTTTGAACAAATCAATTGCCCTGTGTCCTTGACCTCGCTGATAGGAGAATGCAATCTCCTGCCGATCGGCGAAAACACCCGTTTTCTCGCCAAGATCTGGAGATTACAGGAGTACGACAGGGAGAAGGTTCTCTCGATCCTTGATCTCTGCCGATAA
- the rsmA gene encoding 16S rRNA (adenine(1518)-N(6)/adenine(1519)-N(6))-dimethyltransferase RsmA, translating into MIKKTEQQKLRQHNLAPSKRLGQNFLINPHTAESIVDRAAVNRDDVIIEVGVGLGALTAPLAEQAKKVIGIEIDSGLIRYHSEENDLPENVSLIHGDILRANFADLVQQSGAKLKIIANLPYSISNPFIFKLVDNSEYIDWVVVMLQKEVAERLMSAPSSKEYGIPTILLGSCARVNKIMLIRPQEFHPQPKIDSLVIRLDFYSQPHLELNLPSFDPDLFRRVVRAGFAKRRKTLLNNLSDFCTGFGEKKRAKIAAAEAIRAAGLDAGERAENLTLLDFVHLTKAIAEMMTDSKEAL; encoded by the coding sequence ATGATCAAGAAAACAGAACAACAGAAACTGCGGCAGCATAACCTTGCGCCCAGTAAGCGTCTCGGACAAAATTTCCTGATCAATCCTCATACAGCAGAATCTATTGTTGATCGCGCTGCCGTCAACCGGGATGATGTCATTATTGAAGTAGGCGTCGGCCTGGGCGCACTCACCGCCCCACTTGCAGAGCAGGCAAAGAAGGTAATTGGTATAGAAATAGACAGCGGACTTATCCGTTACCATTCTGAAGAAAACGATCTTCCCGAGAATGTCAGCCTCATCCATGGTGATATTCTTAGGGCGAATTTTGCCGATCTTGTGCAGCAGAGCGGTGCCAAACTCAAAATAATCGCCAACCTGCCCTACTCCATCTCCAACCCTTTCATCTTCAAGCTTGTCGACAACAGCGAATATATTGACTGGGTAGTGGTGATGCTGCAGAAAGAGGTGGCTGAGAGGCTCATGTCTGCTCCTTCATCCAAGGAGTATGGTATACCCACAATTCTTTTGGGAAGCTGTGCCCGCGTAAATAAGATCATGCTGATCAGACCGCAGGAGTTTCACCCTCAGCCTAAAATAGATTCTCTGGTCATCCGTCTGGATTTTTACTCCCAGCCCCACCTGGAACTGAACCTGCCCTCTTTTGACCCTGATCTTTTTCGTCGGGTCGTCCGGGCTGGTTTTGCCAAACGCCGCAAAACCCTGTTAAACAACCTTTCCGATTTTTGTACCGGTTTCGGGGAGAAGAAGAGGGCAAAGATAGCCGCAGCCGAGGCGATCAGAGCAGCCGGGCTTGATGCAGGTGAGCGCGCAGAAAATCTTACCTTGCTGGATTTTGTGCATCTGACCAAGGCCATAGCCGAAATGATGACCGATTCAAAGGAAGCTTTGTGA